The stretch of DNA CGGCAGCCGGTGCGGCAGGCACGTGATGCCCTCCCCCGGCGGGCCCAAACCCGTATCGTGGGAAAAATCATGGGCGGCGGCGCGGCGTTCTTCGACCTGGACAAGACGGTGATCGCCCGGTCCAGCACGCTCGCGTTCGGCAAGCCGTTCTACCAGGGCGGCCTGGTCAACCGGCGGGCGGTGCTCAAGAGCACCTACGCGCAGTTCGTCTACCTGATCGCCGGCGCGGACGCCGACGACATGGACCGGATGCGCGACTACCTCAAGACGCTGTGCACCGGCTGGGACGTGGCGCAGGTGCGCGCGATCGTGGACGAGACGCTGCACGACCTGATCGACCCGCTCGTCTACGACGAGGCGGTGTCGCTGATCGAGGAGCACAAGGCGGCCGGGCGGCGCGTCGTCATCGTCAGCAGCAGCGGCGAGGAGGTCGTCGCCCCGATCGGCGAGATGGTCGGCGCCGACGAGGTCGTGGCGACGCGGATGGTCGTGGCGGACGGGAAGTACACGGGCGAGATCGGGTTCTACGCGTACGGCCCGCACAAGGCGGACGCGATCCGCGCGCTGGCCGCCGAGCACGGCTGGGACCTCGCCGACTGCTACGCCTACAGCGACTCGGCCACCGACCTGCCGATGCTGGAGGCCGTCGGGCACCCGGTCGCGGTCAACCCGGACAAGGCGCTGCGCCGGATCGCGGCCGAACGCGGCTGGCCGGTGCGGGAGTTCCGCCGCCCGGTGTCCCTCGCCAGCCGGCTCGGCAACGTCCCCCGCCCGACCCGCCCGATGCTCGCCACGGCGGCCGTCGGCGTGGGGGCCGCGGCGGTCGGCTGGCACCTGCTGCAACGCGCACGGAGAGTGCCCCGGCAGCCACCCGATTGAGGGGTTCCCAACGCCGCCGCACCGGCGTACAACAAGTCGTACGAGACAGCGAACCGGTGCCGCCAGCGGCCCGCCTTCGCCGCCTCGGGACACGGAGTCCGTGCGCACCCACGTGCGACCAGCCGCGGGAGGCACGTCGGCGGGAGAGCCGCGCGAGCGGCCGACCCCCACCGACGAACCAGGTGCACGCTTGGTCACCACGGCCCCCGTGCCTGAACGGCGCTCCAGCGCTCGCCGCTGGGGCGCCGTTTGCCGTGCGGGGCGCGGCGCTCAGACCCGCACGCGGTACGCCGTGACCGGCAGGTCGTAGCCCTTCACGTCGAGCGCGAGTCGTTCGGCGGACACGCGTTCGCGGACCGCGTCGAACGTCCGCTCGTCGACGAGCACCTCGCCCGCGGCGGCCTCGCCGCAGAGGCGGGCGGCGAGGTTCACGACCGTGCCGACGGCGGTGTAGTCGTACCGCCCCTCGAAGCCGATGGTGCCGAGCGTCGCGTAGCCGTAGGCGACGCCCACGCCGTAGCCGAGGTCCCACCCCTGCCGCCGCCAGCGCTCGACCAGCGCGTCGAGCGGCGGGCGCAGCGCGCAGGCCAGGTCGAGCGCGCGGCCCGGCGGGTCGGGGCAGGGGACGGGGTCGTTGAAGTAGGCCATGATCCCGTCGCCCGCGAACGTCCCGACGGTCGCCGCGAACGCCCGCACCTGCTCGCCGAGCACGCCGTAGTACGCGCCGAGCACCTCGGCCACGTCCTCCGGCTCGGTCGACCCGGCGAAGCGCGTGAAGCCGCGCAGGTCGCAGAACACCACCGCGATCCGCCGCCGGTGGGGCTCGAGCAGCGCCTCGCTGCGAGGACCGCGTCGGCGACCTGCGGCGAGAGGAACCGCCGCAGCCGCCCGAGCCGGCCCACCTCCGCGACCTGCTCGGCGACGCGCGCCTCCAGCGAGGCGTTGAGCTCGGCGAGCTGCGCGGCGAGCCGGTCCGAACGCTCCATCGGCAGCCCGGCGCCCGCCCCGACGGTGAGCACGCCGAGCATGACGAACAGCCACTTCGACGGCTCCGGCCCCTGCGTCTCCATCCGCGTGAGCAGCAGCGCGTAGCCGGCGCCGATGAGCGCGACGTGCAGCAGCGCCCAGCGCCGGTGCAGCAGGTAGAACGCGAAGATCCCGATGCCGGGGTAGAGCAGCACGCCGACCTCGTAACCGGGGCCGACGAAGTAGAGGCCGATCGTGCACAGGACCGTCCCGATGAGCAGGTACCCGTGCACGAGCAGCGGCAGCCGGCGGCGCAGCGGCTCGGGCCGGCCGGCCAGCGCGAAGCCGAGCAGCCCGGCGAGCAGCGTCGCCGCGGACACCGCGAAGTGGCCGCCGCGGTTGGTCAGCCGGCTGCCCGCGAACAGCGGCGCCGTGACGACCGTCACCGACGCGGCGACGTAGACCGCGCCGACGAGCCGGGTCAGCCGCCCGGTCTCCTCGACCGACAGCGGGCGGGTGCCGTACGGCCTCACCCCTCCCCCCGCAGCAACGCCTCCCCGATCGCGATGCCCTCCACCGCGCCGTGCGCGACGGCCTCGCACCAGAGCACGAGGAACGCCGACACGTCGCCGCCCGCGAACGCCGCCGCCGCGCGCGTGTACGCGTCCGGGTCGCGCGCGCAGCCGACGTCCGGCGCGCTGACCGCGCGCGGGTCGAGGCCGCGCGCGACCAGGACGACGCGCGCGGCGGCGCGGGCGACGACGCCGTTGGCGTGCGCGAACGGCGCCAGCCCCAGCAGCTCCCCGTGCACGACGCCGGCGACGACGACGGCGGGCACGGTCGTCCGGCCGAGCACGTCGACGAGCGTCGCGATCCGCGCCGCCACCTCGGCGCCGGCGCGCGGCCGGCCCAGCTCGTCGCCCTCCGCCAGCCCGGACGCGGCGAGCGTGTGCATCCGCGCCAGGGCCTGCGCGGGCGCGTGCTCCCACGTCTCGACCAGCGGCCGCAGCTCCGCCGCGACCCGCAGCGCCCCGCGCACGACCGGGTCGTCGGGGACCTCCGCGCGCAACGCCGCCAGCGGCACGTCGTGCCCCTCCAGCGCCGCGCTCGCGCGGGCGCAGCGCAGCCCCGCCTCGACGGCGACCGACGTGCCGTGCTTGCGCATCGAGGAGTGGGTGAGCAGCCGGTCCACCTCGCGCCGCGCGGCCTCGGCCGCCTCGGCGACACCGGGGAGGCCGAGCAGCGGCGCGAGCGGGTCGGTCACGGCGCGCACGCTACCGCCGCGATCAGTGCGACGCGGGCGTGCGGGGAGCCGGACGCGGCGCCACGTTGATCCGCGGGGGCGGGCGCGCCTAGCGTGCGGCGGCATGAGCGACGCAACGCTGTCGAACCTCCTCACCGAGAACCGTCACTTCGACCCGCCCGCGGAGCTGGCCGCCCACGCCAACGTCACCGCCGCCGCGTACGACGCCGCGGCCGGCGACCGGGTGGCGTTCTGGGAGGAACAGGCGCGCCGCCTGCACTGGCACCAGCCGTGGGAGACGGCGCTGGAGTGGGAGGTGCCGTACGCGAGGTGGTTCGTCGGCGGCCGCCTCAACGTCGCCTACAACTGCCTGGACCACCACGTGCTGGCCGGGCGCGGCGACAAGGTGGCGTTCCACTGGGAGGGCGAGCCGGGGGACACGCGGACCGTCACCTACGCCGACCTGCTGCGCGAGGTCAGCAGGTGCGCCAACGCGCTGACCGAGCTCGGCGTCGCCGCCGGGGACCGGGTCGCGATCTACATGCCGATGATCCCGGAGACGGTCGTCGCGATGCTCGCCTGCGCGCGGCTCGGGGCGCCGCACTCGGTGGTGTTCGGCGGGTTCTCCGCGGAGGCGCTGTCCGGGCGGATCAACGACGCCGACGCGCGCGTGGTCATCACCGCCGACGGCGGCTGGCGCCGCGGCAACGTCGCGCCGTTGAAGCCGGCCGTGGACGAGGCGCTGGAGTCGTGCCCGCAGGTGCGCACCGTGCTCGTCGTGCGCCGCACCGGCAACGACGTCGCCTGGACGGAGGACCGCGACGTCTGGTGGCACGACGTGGTCGACCGCCAGCCGGACACGCACGAGGCGGCGGCGTTCGACAGCGAGCACCCGCTCTACATCCTCTACACGTCGGGCACGACCGCGAAGCCGAAGGGCATCCTGCACACGACCGGCGGCTACCTCACCCAGGTCGCCTGGACCCACCACGCGGTCTTCGACCTCAAGCCGGACACCGACGTCTACTGGTGCGCCGCCGACATCGGCTGGGTCACCGGCCACTCGTACATCGTGTACGGGCCGCTCGCCAACGGCGCCACCTCCGTCATGTACGAGGGCCTCCCGGACTTCCCGGACAAGGACCGCTGGTGGGCGACGATCGCGAAGTACGGCGTGACGATCCTGTACTGCGCGCCGACGGCGATCCGCACGTTCATGAAGTGGGGCGAGGAGTACCCGGGCCGCCACGACCTGACGTCGTTGCGGCTGCTCGGCAGCGTCGGGGAGCCGATCAACCCGGAGGCGTGGATCTGGTACCGCCGCGTCATCGGTGGCGACCGGTGCCCGGTCGTGGACACCTGGTGGCAGACCGAGACCGGCGCCATCATGATCAGCCCGCTCCCGGGCGTGACGAGCGCCAAGCCGGGCGCGGCGATGCGCCCGCTGCCGGGGATCGGCGCCGAGGTGGTCGACAACGCCGGCAACGCCGTCCCGCCCGGCGGCGGCGGGTACCTCACGCTGACCGAGCCGTGGCCGTCGATGCTGCGCGGCGTGTGGGGCGACGACGAGCGGTATCGGGAGACGTACTGGTCGCGCTACCCGGGGCGCTACTTCGCCGGCGACGCCGCCAAGCTCGACGACGACGGCGACGTCTGGCTGCTCGGCCGGGTCGACGACGTGATGAACGTCTCCGGCCACCGCATCTCCACCACCGAGGTCGAGCACGCGCTCGTCGGCCACCCGTCCGTCGCCGAGGCGGCCGTGGTCGGCGCGACCGACGCGACGACCGGCCAGGGGATCGTGGCGTTCGTCACGGTGAAGGGCGGGACCGACGACGGCGCCGCGCTCGCCGCCGACCTGCGCGGGCACGTGGCCAAGGAGATCGGGCCGATCGCCAAGCCGCGGCAGATCATCTTCACGCCGGACCTGCCGAAGACGCGGTCCGGCAAGATCATGCGCCGGCTGCTCCGCGACGTCGCCGAGTCGCGGCCGCTCGGCGACGTGACCACGCTCGCCGACCCGACCGTGGTCGAGGCGATCGGCGAGCGGATGAAGACCGCGCCGCCGGAGGACTGAGTGCGCCCGGTGCGGGCCTGGCTGCTGCTGCCCGGGGCGCGGCCGGAGCCGGGCGCGCTGCGGCTCGGCGACCCCGTCACCTGGGAGCCGCCGCTCGGCCCGCCGGTGCCGGTCACCGGCCGGGTGCGGCGGGTCCGGCGCGCGACAGCACGGGGAGAGCGCATCCTGTTCGGGCCGGCGTACCGGGTCCTGGAGCTGTCGGACGGGACGGAGCTGGCGGTGCTGTGGACCCGCGCCGGCGCGGTCCGCGACGCGATCGGAGGCACGCAGTGACGCAACCGCTGGGCGAGGAGGTCCCGGGGTGGGACGGTGCGCGCCGGCCGTCCCGGGTGACGCTGACCGGGCGGTACGCGAGCGTCGTGCCGCTCGACGCCGCCGCCCACGCGCACGAGCTCTACGAGTGCTCGCGCGACCCCGCCGTCTGGACCTACCTCTCCTACGGCCCCTGGTCGGCGGAGGACAACTACCGGCGCGCGCTGGAGCAGCAGCAGGAGCAGGAGGACCCGCTCTTCTTCACCGTGCTGGTCGACGGCACGCCGCGCGGCGTCGTGTCGTACCTGCGCATCGAGGAGCGGATGGGCTCGATCGAGATCGGCCACATCTGGTACGCGCCCGCCATCCAGCGCTCCCCCGCCACCACGGAGGTGACGTACCTGCTGGCGCGGCACGCGTTCGAGGACCTCGGCTACCGGCGGTTCGAGTGGAAGTGCCACGCGCTCAACGCCCGCTCCCGCGCCGCCGCCGAACGCTTCGGCTTCACCTACGAGGGCACCCACCGGCAGGCGATGGTCGTGAAGGGCCGCAACCGCGACACCGCGTGGTTCTCCATCCTGGACAAGGAGTGGCCGGCTGTCCGCGCGGAGTTCGAGCGGTGGCTGGACCCGGCCAACTTCGACGCGGACGGCGTTCAGCGCAGCCGGTTGAACGCCTCCTCCGCGTCCACGAACGCGTGGAGCGGGTCCAGCAGGTCCTGAACGGCGGTCAGCGCGACCTCGAGCTCCCGTGTCGCGCCGGCGACCGCGACGGCCCGGTCGACGCTGTTCAGCGTCTCCTCGATCGCGGCGTCGCACGCCGCCCACGCCGTCTCCACGAGCGGGTGCCGCCACAGCGGCATCAGCACCCGCGCCTCCCCCAGCGACAGCCGCAACGTCTCCGCCCCCACCGGCAGCGGCAGCGCCGCCGACCGGGCCGACGACGGCACGCACCGGATCATCGCCCGCTGCGCCAGGTCCACGTGCTCCGCGCAGGCCAGGAACGCCGCGTGCACCGGCTCGATCTCCGGCGGCAGCGGGCGGCGGGGGCGGATCGGCACGACCGCATGGTAGGCGCGGGCACCGGATGGGTACCGCACAGGCATGGCGTACCTCGACGTGACCGACCAGGCGACGGCCGCACGGACCACCGACCCCTCCCTCGGCGAGCTGGTCGGGCAGGCGACGAAGGAGCTCTCCACGCTCGTCCGCAAGGAGATCGAGCTGGCGAAGGCCGAGCTCTCCACCGAGATCGGCAAGGCCGGGAAGGGCGCCGGGATGTTCGGCGGCGCGGGCGTCATGGCGATGTACGCGCTGACGTTCCTCTCGCTCGCCGCGATGTTCGGCCTCGGCGCGGTCATGCCGCTCGGCTGGGCGGCGCTGATCGTCGGCGCGGTCTACGTCGTCGCGGCGGCCATGCTCGCGCTCACCGGCAAGAAGGCGTTCACCAGCTTCTCCCCCAAGCCCGAGCGCACGATCAAGACCCTGAAGGAGGACGCCCAGTGGGCGCGTCACCCGAGCAGCTAGAGCGCGAGATCGAGCGGACCCGCGCCGAGCTCGCGCAGACGATCGGCGCGATCGAGGAGAAGGTGAGCCCGGCACGGATCAAGGCGCGGCTCTCGCCCGCGCGGTTCGCGAGCGAGCACAAGCCGATGCTGGCGGCGCTCGGCGGGGGCATCGCGGCGTTGATGACGCTGCTCGTCGTACGCAAGGCGCGCTCGCACCGGTAGCGTTCCGGCCATGCCGGCCGAGAGCGACGTCCTCGTCCCCGGTCCCTGGACGCACCGCGACCTCTCCGCCAACGGCACCCGCTTCCACGTGGCCGAGGCCGGGAGCGGGCCGTTGGTGCTGCTGCTGCACGGGTTCCCGCAGTTCTGGTGGGCGTGGCGGCACCAGCTCGCCGGGCTCGCCGACGTCGGGCTGCGCGCCGTCGCGCCGGACCTGCGCGGCTACGGCGCCTCCGACAAGCCGCCCCGCGGCTACGACGCGTACACCCTCGCCGCCGACGTCGCCGGCATGGTGCGCGCGCTCGGCGAGCAGCGGGCCATCCTTGTCGGCCACGACTGGGGCGCCGCGATCGCCTGGACCGTGGCGGCGTTGCACCCCGAGGTCGTGGAGCGGCTGGTCGTCCTGTCCACCGCTCACCCGCTGCGGCACCGCGAGGCGGCCGTCGCCGACCCGCGCGGGCAGCTCCGCGCGAGCGCGTACATGCTCGGCGCGCAGACCCCCTGGCTGGCCGAACGCCGCCTGCTCGACGACGGCGCCGCCCGCGTCGGCACGCTGCTGCGCGAGTGGGGCGGGCCGGGCTGGCCGAGCGCCGACGAGACGACCGTGTACCGCGAGGCGATGCGCATCCCCGGCGTCGCCCACTCCTCGCTCGAGTACTACCGCTGGTGGGTGCGCTCGCTCGTCCGGCCGACCGGCTACCGGTTCTTCAAGCGGCTGCAACGCCCCGTCACCGCGCCGACGTTGCAGCTCCACGGCGCGCTCGACGCGTGCGTGCTGCCGCGGACCGCGCTCGGCTCCGGGCGGTACGTCGAGGCGCGGTACGAGTGGCGGCTGGTCGGCGGCGCAGGGCACTTCCTGCCCGAGGAGGCGCCGGACGTCGTGACCGGGGAGGTGGCCCGGTGGGCGAAGTGAGCCGCGACCGCGACCCCGACGGGCGCCCGGAGAACGCCCGCCCCCGCGACGCCACCGGCCGCCTGCTGCCGCGCGGCTCCGGCGCCTCCTGGCGCGAACGCCTCGCCGCCAAGGACGCGCTCCGGGCGCTGCCGCCGCGCGAGGCGGTGGCCGAGGCGGAGCGCCTCGTGCTGGACGGCCAGCCGTTCTACGCGCACGAGGTGCTGGAAGGGCCGTGGCACCTGGCGGCCGAGCCGGAGCGGGCGTTCTGGCAGGGGCTCGCCCAGGTCGCCGTGGGCCTCACGCACGTCCAGCGCGGCAACGCCGTCGGCGCGGTGTCGCTGCTGCGCAGCGGCGCGGAGAAGGTCGCCGGGTACCCCGACGGCACGCACGGCGTCGCCACGTCCCGCGTCGCCGCCGCCGCCCGCGCGCTCGCCGAGCGGGTGGAGACCGAGGGCGTCGCCGCCCTCACGCCCGCCGACCTCGCGGTCCCCTACACCTGACCGGTCAGGCCGCGTCGGAGCGTTCCTCGGCGGCGGCCGCGAGGTTGGCGAGGAAGCCCTCCGCCATCGCGAAGAACGCCGCCGACACCCGCGCCCGCTCCCCCGCCGACCCCGCCGCCGCCGACCAGGTCAGCGTCACCGCCGCCCGCGTCGCGACCGGCACGGCCGGCGCGGAGGCGTAGGCCAGCGTCACCGACCCCTCGGTCTCCGGCAGCCCCTCGCCGGCGAACGTGAAGCGCGTGACGTAGGAGGTCGGCAGCCGGCGCGGCGGCAGCGCGCGCACCAGCACGCGGGCGGCGTGCGGCACCAGCGCGGGCACGTCCGCGTCCACCACGAGGTGTCCGGGCGAGCCGCCCACGAGGGTGACGCCGGGCCACAGGTCGAGCGCGGTCGGCCCGGCGAGCAGCAACGCCGTGCTGGTGGGGTCGGCGGCGATCGGCCGCTCGACCGTGATGGTCGCCATGACGCGCTCCGCGGGGTGTTTGCAGCACCGCTTGCTATCGCAAGCAGACTACCCGTGCGCCGCGAAAGCAACCAGAGACGTCAGTCACAGCTCTGCGTGGACACCGACGCGGTCGCG from Mycobacteriales bacterium encodes:
- a CDS encoding oxidoreductase; its protein translation is MTDPLAPLLGLPGVAEAAEAARREVDRLLTHSSMRKHGTSVAVEAGLRCARASAALEGHDVPLAALRAEVPDDPVVRGALRVAAELRPLVETWEHAPAQALARMHTLAASGLAEGDELGRPRAGAEVAARIATLVDVLGRTTVPAVVVAGVVHGELLGLAPFAHANGVVARAAARVVLVARGLDPRAVSAPDVGCARDPDAYTRAAAAFAGGDVSAFLVLWCEAVAHGAVEGIAIGEALLRGEG
- a CDS encoding HAD-IB family hydrolase; its protein translation is MGGGAAFFDLDKTVIARSSTLAFGKPFYQGGLVNRRAVLKSTYAQFVYLIAGADADDMDRMRDYLKTLCTGWDVAQVRAIVDETLHDLIDPLVYDEAVSLIEEHKAAGRRVVIVSSSGEEVVAPIGEMVGADEVVATRMVVADGKYTGEIGFYAYGPHKADAIRALAAEHGWDLADCYAYSDSATDLPMLEAVGHPVAVNPDKALRRIAAERGWPVREFRRPVSLASRLGNVPRPTRPMLATAAVGVGAAAVGWHLLQRARRVPRQPPD
- a CDS encoding alpha/beta hydrolase, with translation MPAESDVLVPGPWTHRDLSANGTRFHVAEAGSGPLVLLLHGFPQFWWAWRHQLAGLADVGLRAVAPDLRGYGASDKPPRGYDAYTLAADVAGMVRALGEQRAILVGHDWGAAIAWTVAALHPEVVERLVVLSTAHPLRHREAAVADPRGQLRASAYMLGAQTPWLAERRLLDDGAARVGTLLREWGGPGWPSADETTVYREAMRIPGVAHSSLEYYRWWVRSLVRPTGYRFFKRLQRPVTAPTLQLHGALDACVLPRTALGSGRYVEARYEWRLVGGAGHFLPEEAPDVVTGEVARWAK
- the acs gene encoding acetate--CoA ligase, with amino-acid sequence MSDATLSNLLTENRHFDPPAELAAHANVTAAAYDAAAGDRVAFWEEQARRLHWHQPWETALEWEVPYARWFVGGRLNVAYNCLDHHVLAGRGDKVAFHWEGEPGDTRTVTYADLLREVSRCANALTELGVAAGDRVAIYMPMIPETVVAMLACARLGAPHSVVFGGFSAEALSGRINDADARVVITADGGWRRGNVAPLKPAVDEALESCPQVRTVLVVRRTGNDVAWTEDRDVWWHDVVDRQPDTHEAAAFDSEHPLYILYTSGTTAKPKGILHTTGGYLTQVAWTHHAVFDLKPDTDVYWCAADIGWVTGHSYIVYGPLANGATSVMYEGLPDFPDKDRWWATIAKYGVTILYCAPTAIRTFMKWGEEYPGRHDLTSLRLLGSVGEPINPEAWIWYRRVIGGDRCPVVDTWWQTETGAIMISPLPGVTSAKPGAAMRPLPGIGAEVVDNAGNAVPPGGGGYLTLTEPWPSMLRGVWGDDERYRETYWSRYPGRYFAGDAAKLDDDGDVWLLGRVDDVMNVSGHRISTTEVEHALVGHPSVAEAAVVGATDATTGQGIVAFVTVKGGTDDGAALAADLRGHVAKEIGPIAKPRQIIFTPDLPKTRSGKIMRRLLRDVAESRPLGDVTTLADPTVVEAIGERMKTAPPED
- a CDS encoding adenylate/guanylate cyclase domain-containing protein codes for the protein MVFCDLRGFTRFAGSTEPEDVAEVLGAYYGVLGEQVRAFAATVGTFAGDGIMAYFNDPVPCPDPPGRALDLACALRPPLDALVERWRRQGWDLGYGVGVAYGYATLGTIGFEGRYDYTAVGTVVNLAARLCGEAAAGEVLVDERTFDAVRERVSAERLALDVKGYDLPVTAYRVRV
- a CDS encoding DUF3618 domain-containing protein — protein: MGASPEQLEREIERTRAELAQTIGAIEEKVSPARIKARLSPARFASEHKPMLAALGGGIAALMTLLVVRKARSHR
- a CDS encoding DUF309 domain-containing protein, whose product is MGEVSRDRDPDGRPENARPRDATGRLLPRGSGASWRERLAAKDALRALPPREAVAEAERLVLDGQPFYAHEVLEGPWHLAAEPERAFWQGLAQVAVGLTHVQRGNAVGAVSLLRSGAEKVAGYPDGTHGVATSRVAAAARALAERVETEGVAALTPADLAVPYT
- a CDS encoding GNAT family protein; the protein is MTQPLGEEVPGWDGARRPSRVTLTGRYASVVPLDAAAHAHELYECSRDPAVWTYLSYGPWSAEDNYRRALEQQQEQEDPLFFTVLVDGTPRGVVSYLRIEERMGSIEIGHIWYAPAIQRSPATTEVTYLLARHAFEDLGYRRFEWKCHALNARSRAAAERFGFTYEGTHRQAMVVKGRNRDTAWFSILDKEWPAVRAEFERWLDPANFDADGVQRSRLNASSASTNAWSGSSRS
- a CDS encoding phage holin family protein, giving the protein MAYLDVTDQATAARTTDPSLGELVGQATKELSTLVRKEIELAKAELSTEIGKAGKGAGMFGGAGVMAMYALTFLSLAAMFGLGAVMPLGWAALIVGAVYVVAAAMLALTGKKAFTSFSPKPERTIKTLKEDAQWARHPSS